The DNA region GTCGCGCAGGGCTGCAGACCGATGCGAGTGGGAATCTATTCTGGTTCCACAACGGCGGCGTCAATATCACTACTACCGCGAACGTAACCGACGGCGCCTGGCACATGGTAGGGATCGCCAGGGAGGGGACTCGGTTCGACCTTTTCGTCGACGGCGTGATTGTCGGCACCGGCGATTCGGCCGGGGCGATCTCCACGGCTCAATCGTGGATGATCGGTCGTCAACGCAGCTCCGGCGGCGGATACAACGGCCTGGTCGCCGACGTGAAGATTTATGACAGCTACCAACTCCCCGGGGCGCTGGTGCCCGAGCCCGCAGGAATCGCGCTGCTCGGCTTGGCGGCAGCCGCGATGGCGGCTGGCTCCAGGCGGGGCCGCATGGTGAGCTAGAGCGACAGTTTGCATCGTGCGGGGCGTCCGGCAGCGGGCGTCGGCGGGCGTCTCCGCCGGTGCGAAGCGTTGGATATCGCGTCTGACTTCTAGTGTAGTGCGTCACTTTTACCCGATCATATCGATCGCCTTTTTTGGCACTCAGTTTCAGCCGCAGTCGCAAAGCTGTCCCGAAGAGACCTCCGCGGAAAAGGTCACGTCTGATTGATGCAGTACACTAGTTCGTTTCTTTTCAACACTCGGTTTCACAAGTTCATGTCAGCGTCGGCCCAAAAGCGGCTGAGGGAGAATTTCCATGTCGAGTAATCCATGCGCCGTATTGCGTATGCTGCATCGGGCGGTAGGGACAAGTTATTGGGACCAACTACGCTCGGCCGCGTTGGCGGCGGCGGTCGTGACGTACTGCGTCCCCTTCACCCACGCGCAGACGACCGTCCTCGTGGCGGATTCGCTCAACAGCCGGGTCGTAAGCTACAACGTCAACGCCAGCAACAACTGGTCCGTCAACGGCATCTTCGCCCAGGCAAGCGACGGATCGGGTCTGAACTCGCCGGGGCCGATCGTTTACGACAGCGCCACCAGCACGGTCTACATCGGCGAGGTCAACCAGGGTGGCGCCGCCCGAATTTTGAAGTATAGCGCGGCGGGCGTGTTTCAGGGGGTGCTTACCACCTTTGGCGGGGAGATCCCCGACAGCCTAGCGATCGCGCCGGACGGCAATTTGTTCGCCTCGAACCCGTTCGGCACCAACGGCTTCGAGAAGGACAACATCTACAAGGTGAACATCTCCACCGGCGGTTTCAGCGAGTTCATCGCCGAGCCTGACCCGCTCTTCTTCCCGAACCCGACGTACCGGCTGATCAACCCGCGCGGACTTGCTGTAGCGGGTAACACGCTTTACGTGGCCAACCGCGACAGCATGGGCACCAGCACCGGCTCGATCCTGCGGTTCGACGCCACGACCGGCGCCTACCTCGACGCTGGGATCGGCGCCGACCCGCTGACAATCAACGACGACGTGTTTGGCAATTTCGACAACCCCATGGCGCTGCACTTCAACGCGTCGACCAACACGCTCACGGCCGGTGTATTCGGAGGTGGGCAGGACCTTTTCGAGATCGATCTAGCGGGCTCTGCGGCGTTTGCGCCCCCGGTATCCCCGACGAATACACCCGCCGAGGGAGTGACGAAGATCTACAATCCCAGCGACACCGGTTCGATCCTCAGCATCGACGTGATCGGCGGCCAGACCTATTGGAGCAGTTTCAACACGGGCTCGGTCTACCGCCTCGACGCGGTAGACACGAAAACGACAGTAGCCTCGGGGCTCGGCAACGCGCAAGGGATCGAAGCGATCCCCTTCCAGGGCATCGGCTCTGCGGAGCAGGAGTGGCAAGTCGATGACTTCGGGAACTGGGACGTCGGCGCCAACTGGCTGTTTGGCTCGCCTGACAGCGATGTCGCCCGGGCTCTGCTGGGGGGCGTGATTCAGGCGCCCGCCACGGTTTACATGGATGCCGCCAACACCGTGAAGTCACTGCGGTTCGACAACGCCAACAAGTACGCGGTCGCTGGCGCAGGGTCGTTGACGCTAGAGGCTGACACCGGAAGCGCCTTGATCACGGTCACCAGCGGGTCGCACGAATTGCAGTTGCCCGTGGAGCTCGGCAGCAACACCACTGTCAACGTTGCCGCCGGAACGACGCTCGCGTTCAACAACCTGCTGGTCCAAAACGGTTTCACGCTCACGATCCTCGGCTCCGGCACGGTCAACTTTAACAACGCCAGGGTCCTAGGCGGGAACCCCGGCAGCATCATCGCCGCACCGGGCGTGACGCTGTTGGGGGCCGCGGGGCTGGGCGCGCTCGTGGGGACCGCGGTCCCCGAGCCGGGCGCCGCGGCGTTGCTGCTGGCTGGCTGCCTGGCGGGGATTATCGCGCGGCGGCGGCGGGTCTGGTAGGCCAGGGTTTATGTACCAACTGATCACGTTCATTTGACAAGGCACTCATCACACACCGGCTGGTCCCG from Pirellulimonas nuda includes:
- a CDS encoding PEP-CTERM sorting domain-containing protein (PEP-CTERM proteins occur, often in large numbers, in the proteomes of bacteria that also encode an exosortase, a predicted intramembrane cysteine proteinase. The presence of a PEP-CTERM domain at a protein's C-terminus predicts cleavage within the sorting domain, followed by covalent anchoring to some some component of the (usually Gram-negative) cell surface. Many PEP-CTERM proteins exhibit an unusual sequence composition that includes large numbers of potential glycosylation sites. Expression of one such protein has been shown restore the ability of a bacterium to form floc, a type of biofilm.), with protein sequence MSSNPCAVLRMLHRAVGTSYWDQLRSAALAAAVVTYCVPFTHAQTTVLVADSLNSRVVSYNVNASNNWSVNGIFAQASDGSGLNSPGPIVYDSATSTVYIGEVNQGGAARILKYSAAGVFQGVLTTFGGEIPDSLAIAPDGNLFASNPFGTNGFEKDNIYKVNISTGGFSEFIAEPDPLFFPNPTYRLINPRGLAVAGNTLYVANRDSMGTSTGSILRFDATTGAYLDAGIGADPLTINDDVFGNFDNPMALHFNASTNTLTAGVFGGGQDLFEIDLAGSAAFAPPVSPTNTPAEGVTKIYNPSDTGSILSIDVIGGQTYWSSFNTGSVYRLDAVDTKTTVASGLGNAQGIEAIPFQGIGSAEQEWQVDDFGNWDVGANWLFGSPDSDVARALLGGVIQAPATVYMDAANTVKSLRFDNANKYAVAGAGSLTLEADTGSALITVTSGSHELQLPVELGSNTTVNVAAGTTLAFNNLLVQNGFTLTILGSGTVNFNNARVLGGNPGSIIAAPGVTLLGAAGLGALVGTAVPEPGAAALLLAGCLAGIIARRRRVW